The Cyanobacteriota bacterium genome contains a region encoding:
- the cphA gene encoding cyanophycin synthetase → MKILKIQTLRGPNYWSIRRHKLIVMRLDLEDLAESPSDEISGFYQGLVRVLPSLEEHFCSPGCRGGFLSRVQEGTMMGHIVEHVALELQTLAGMYVGFGRTRETSTLGVYQVVFEYVDEQAGRYAARAAVRLCQSIVDTGTYPAAELEQDLRDLREFAAAAALGPSTEAIVKEADVRGIPWYPLSTRSLIQLGNGVYQKRIQATLSNQTGILGVELASDKEGTKRILSELGIPVPRGALIYYLDELEQAIEDVGGYPIVIKPLDGNHGRGITINIETWEQAEAAYDAAKEVSRGVIVERFYPGSDHRVLVVNGKVVAVAERIPAHVIGDGHSTIAALIEETNQDPNRGEGHDNVLTKIEVDRTTWQLLERQGYTLDSVLPAGEICYLRATANLSTGGIAVDRTDDIHPENVWMAERIAKIIGLDIAGIDIVTPDISRPLRDVGGVVVEVNA, encoded by the coding sequence ATGAAGATACTCAAAATCCAGACGTTACGCGGCCCCAACTATTGGAGCATTCGTCGCCACAAGCTGATTGTTATGCGATTGGATTTGGAGGATTTAGCAGAGTCCCCATCGGATGAAATTTCAGGATTTTATCAAGGGTTAGTCAGGGTTTTGCCTAGTTTGGAAGAGCACTTCTGTTCACCTGGTTGCCGTGGTGGATTTTTGAGTCGGGTGCAAGAAGGTACCATGATGGGGCACATTGTTGAGCATGTGGCCTTGGAGTTGCAGACCTTGGCAGGCATGTATGTGGGGTTTGGACGCACTAGAGAAACCTCAACGTTAGGTGTTTACCAAGTTGTGTTTGAGTATGTTGATGAGCAGGCAGGACGATACGCGGCAAGGGCGGCTGTTCGTCTTTGTCAAAGCATTGTTGATACAGGTACTTATCCAGCAGCAGAGCTAGAGCAAGATTTACGAGATTTACGCGAGTTTGCGGCAGCAGCAGCCTTGGGGCCTAGTACTGAGGCGATCGTTAAGGAAGCAGATGTGCGTGGTATTCCCTGGTATCCACTGAGTACTCGATCGCTGATCCAACTAGGAAATGGTGTTTACCAAAAGCGCATTCAAGCTACGCTGAGTAATCAGACTGGCATCCTAGGGGTAGAACTAGCTAGCGATAAAGAAGGAACCAAACGTATCTTGAGTGAGTTGGGTATCCCTGTGCCCCGTGGAGCATTGATCTACTATCTGGACGAGCTAGAGCAGGCGATCGAGGATGTTGGTGGTTATCCAATCGTGATTAAGCCTCTGGATGGTAACCACGGACGCGGCATTACCATCAATATTGAAACTTGGGAGCAGGCAGAGGCCGCCTATGATGCTGCTAAGGAAGTTTCTCGTGGTGTAATTGTCGAACGGTTCTATCCTGGCAGCGATCACCGAGTGCTGGTAGTCAATGGCAAGGTAGTTGCTGTAGCAGAGCGTATTCCAGCCCATGTAATCGGTGATGGACACTCTACTATTGCTGCCTTGATTGAAGAGACCAATCAAGATCCTAACCGGGGTGAAGGCCACGATAATGTGTTGACTAAAATTGAAGTCGATCGCACCACATGGCAACTACTAGAGCGACAGGGCTATACCTTGGATTCAGTACTGCCTGCGGGAGAAATTTGTTACCTACGGGCAACAGCAAACCTAAGCACAGGTGGTATCGCAGTTGATCGTACCGATGACATTCACCCAGAAAATGTGTGGATGGCAGAGCGTATAGCCAAAATCATTGGTTTGGACATCGCCGGTATTGATATTGTTACCCCCGATATTTCTCGTCCCCTGAGGGATGTGGGTGGTGTGGTTGTGGAAGTGAACGCA